In Rouxiella sp. WC2420, the following proteins share a genomic window:
- the waaA gene encoding lipid IV(A) 3-deoxy-D-manno-octulosonic acid transferase produces the protein MLQTLYTVLLYLIQPLIWIRLWMRGRKAPLYRKRWAERYGFCKGKVVADGIMLHSVSVGETLAAVPLVRALRHRYPSLPITVTTMTPTGSERAVSAFGKDVSHVYLPYDLPGSIERFLDQVRPKLVIIMETELWPNLISALHQRDIPLVIANARLSARSAKGYAKIGKFIQRVMKKITLIAAQNTEDGERFISLGLKRSHLAVTGSLKFDISVTPELAARALTLRSQWASRRQVWIATSTHDGEEAILLEAHRELLKTFPNLLLILVPRHPERFPVACDLTQKAGLTYIQRSSGEVPSAQTQVVIGDTMGELMLLYGIADVAFVGGSLVERGGHNPLEAAAHAIPVLMGPHTFNFKDICAKLAQADGLITVTDSASLVKEISTLLTDEDYRLYYGRHAVDVLRQNQGALQRLLQLMEPHLPPRSH, from the coding sequence ATGTTACAAACGCTGTATACCGTTCTTCTTTACCTCATTCAGCCGCTGATCTGGATTCGTCTCTGGATGCGTGGCCGGAAGGCGCCGCTCTATCGCAAAAGATGGGCAGAGCGCTATGGATTTTGCAAAGGTAAGGTCGTGGCGGACGGCATTATGCTGCATTCCGTTTCTGTGGGTGAAACACTGGCCGCGGTTCCGTTGGTAAGAGCGCTGCGTCATCGCTATCCTTCCCTGCCGATCACCGTGACTACTATGACGCCGACTGGCTCGGAACGTGCCGTTTCTGCTTTCGGCAAAGATGTTAGCCACGTCTATCTGCCGTATGATCTACCCGGCTCCATCGAGCGTTTTCTTGATCAGGTTCGCCCCAAGCTGGTGATTATCATGGAAACAGAGTTGTGGCCAAATCTTATTTCTGCTCTGCATCAGCGAGATATTCCGCTAGTGATCGCCAATGCGCGCCTGTCTGCTCGCTCCGCCAAAGGTTATGCCAAGATAGGCAAATTTATTCAGCGCGTGATGAAAAAAATCACCCTGATTGCGGCGCAAAATACCGAGGATGGCGAACGCTTTATCTCTTTAGGACTTAAACGCTCTCATCTTGCGGTCACCGGAAGCCTGAAGTTTGATATTTCTGTCACTCCTGAACTCGCCGCTCGCGCACTGACATTGCGCAGCCAATGGGCCTCGCGTCGTCAGGTATGGATTGCCACCAGCACTCACGACGGCGAAGAGGCTATTCTGCTTGAAGCCCACCGCGAATTGCTAAAAACCTTTCCTAATCTGCTGCTGATCCTCGTGCCGCGCCATCCTGAACGATTCCCGGTGGCCTGCGATTTAACTCAAAAAGCGGGTCTAACCTATATTCAACGCAGTAGTGGAGAAGTGCCTTCGGCGCAAACTCAGGTGGTAATCGGAGATACCATGGGCGAGCTGATGCTACTGTACGGAATTGCTGATGTTGCTTTCGTTGGTGGCAGTCTGGTTGAACGAGGCGGTCATAATCCGCTGGAAGCCGCTGCGCACGCAATACCGGTGCTAATGGGTCCACATACCTTCAATTTCAAAGATATCTGCGCCAAACTTGCGCAGGCGGATGGCCTGATTACCGTGACAGACAGTGCCTCGCTGGTTAAAGAGATTTCCACGCTGTTGACCGACGAAGACTATCGTTTGTACTACGGTCGCCACGCGGTAGACGTGCTGCGTCAAAATCAGGGCGCACTGCAACGCCTGTTGCAGCTGATGGAGCCTCATCTTCCCCCACGGAGTCATTAA
- a CDS encoding glycosyltransferase family 2 protein, producing the protein MSAKLRLSVVLIAKNEASLLEDCLNSVSWADEIILLDSGSSDGTPALARDLGAKVFENTDWQGFGKQRQLAQDYASGDYILMIDADERVTPELRQSIEACLQQPDDSKVYRLGRRNLFMGRFMRHSGWYPDRVCRLYKADKFRYNNDLVHEAVDTGNAKIVDLKGDLLHLTCRDFFAFQRKQMNYAEAWAKQRFQQGKRCSYFSIISHTLAAFLKTWVLRAGFLDGKQGLLIAGVNAQYTFNKYAALWAFSHQLQKSEPQ; encoded by the coding sequence ATGTCTGCCAAACTACGCCTGTCGGTGGTGCTGATAGCTAAAAACGAAGCCTCCCTACTGGAAGACTGTCTCAACTCAGTCAGTTGGGCAGATGAAATTATCCTCCTCGATTCAGGAAGTAGCGACGGTACTCCGGCTTTGGCCCGCGATTTAGGCGCTAAAGTATTTGAAAATACTGACTGGCAAGGGTTTGGCAAACAGCGCCAGCTCGCACAGGACTATGCCAGCGGTGACTACATTTTGATGATCGATGCCGACGAACGTGTTACGCCTGAACTACGTCAATCTATCGAAGCGTGCCTGCAACAGCCTGATGACAGCAAAGTTTATCGCCTGGGCCGTCGCAACCTGTTCATGGGCCGCTTTATGCGCCACAGTGGCTGGTATCCTGATCGCGTCTGCCGCTTATATAAAGCCGACAAGTTTCGCTATAACAATGACCTGGTGCATGAAGCCGTAGATACTGGCAATGCTAAAATTGTCGATCTCAAAGGGGATCTGCTGCATTTGACCTGTCGTGATTTTTTCGCCTTTCAGCGTAAGCAGATGAACTATGCCGAAGCCTGGGCAAAGCAACGATTTCAACAAGGCAAACGTTGCAGCTATTTTTCTATTATCAGCCATACGCTGGCCGCTTTTTTAAAAACCTGGGTACTACGCGCAGGTTTTCTAGATGGTAAACAGGGCCTGCTTATCGCTGGCGTAAATGCGCAGTATACTTTCAACAAGTATGCGGCCCTGTGGGCCTTCAGCCATCAACTGCAAAAAAGCGAGCCACAATGA
- the coaD gene encoding pantetheine-phosphate adenylyltransferase produces MSTKAIYPGTFDPLTNGHLDLVTRASLMFEKVILAIAASPHKKTLFTLEERVSLAAQATSHLANVEVIGFSSLMANFAKDHQANVLVRGLRAVSDFEYEMQLASMNRHLMPTLESVFLMPSKEWSFISSSLVKEVARHGGDITPFLPEHVTKALLEKIAAD; encoded by the coding sequence ATGAGCACCAAAGCAATCTATCCGGGAACTTTTGATCCACTGACCAACGGGCATCTGGATTTAGTAACCCGCGCTTCTTTGATGTTCGAGAAAGTCATTCTGGCCATTGCCGCCAGTCCGCACAAAAAAACGCTGTTTACTCTCGAAGAACGTGTTTCGCTGGCGGCTCAGGCAACCTCTCACCTCGCAAATGTCGAAGTTATCGGTTTTAGCTCATTGATGGCAAACTTCGCGAAAGACCATCAAGCCAACGTTCTGGTTCGTGGACTGCGGGCGGTATCAGACTTTGAATACGAGATGCAGCTGGCTAGTATGAATCGCCACTTGATGCCGACGTTGGAAAGCGTATTTCTGATGCCTTCCAAAGAATGGTCGTTTATTTCATCGTCGCTGGTTAAAGAGGTGGCGCGACATGGGGGAGATATCACGCCATTCCTGCCTGAACACGTTACTAAAGCCCTGCTTGAGAAAATTGCCGCCGACTAA
- the mutM gene encoding bifunctional DNA-formamidopyrimidine glycosylase/DNA-(apurinic or apyrimidinic site) lyase yields MPELPEVETSRRGIEPYLVGHKIMHAVVRNARLRWPVSQEIMSLSDQVVISVQRRAKYLLVELKTGWIIIHLGMSGSLRVLAEETEPAKHDHVDLVMDTGFVLRYTDPRRFGAWLWTQDLEGSSVLSHLGPEPLSEDFHAEYLRDKSQKKKSAIKPWLMDNKLVVGVGNIYASESLFVAGISPDRPANSLSLEEYALLVATIKAVLLRSIEQGGTTLRDFLQSDGKPGYFAQELQVYGRAGEPCRVCGTPIQSSKHAQRSTFFCPNCQR; encoded by the coding sequence ATGCCAGAACTACCAGAGGTTGAAACCAGTCGCCGTGGGATAGAGCCCTATTTGGTTGGCCACAAGATTATGCACGCCGTGGTGCGCAATGCCCGCCTTCGCTGGCCAGTCTCGCAGGAGATTATGTCGCTAAGCGATCAGGTGGTTATCAGCGTGCAGCGTCGAGCAAAGTATTTGCTGGTGGAGCTGAAAACAGGCTGGATTATTATCCATCTGGGCATGTCCGGTAGCCTGCGAGTATTAGCCGAGGAAACCGAGCCCGCCAAGCACGACCATGTAGATTTAGTGATGGATACCGGCTTTGTGCTGCGCTATACCGACCCGCGCCGCTTTGGGGCCTGGCTTTGGACGCAAGATTTAGAAGGTAGTAGCGTGTTGTCGCACCTTGGCCCTGAGCCGCTGAGTGAAGATTTTCACGCGGAATACTTGCGAGATAAATCGCAGAAGAAGAAATCGGCAATTAAGCCTTGGCTGATGGACAACAAACTGGTGGTTGGCGTGGGTAATATTTACGCCAGCGAATCACTGTTTGTGGCGGGAATTTCACCTGATCGTCCGGCAAATTCGCTGTCGTTAGAAGAGTACGCACTGTTGGTAGCGACCATCAAAGCGGTATTGCTGCGCTCGATTGAGCAGGGCGGAACGACATTGCGCGACTTTTTACAATCCGATGGCAAGCCAGGTTATTTTGCGCAGGAGCTGCAGGTGTATGGCCGCGCTGGCGAACCTTGTCGCGTTTGCGGCACGCCTATTCAAAGCAGCAAACACGCGCAGCGCAGCACCTTCTTTTGCCCGAACTGCCAGCGTTAG
- the rpmG gene encoding 50S ribosomal protein L33, with amino-acid sequence MAKGVREKIKLVSSAGTGHFYTTTKNKRTKPEKLELKKFDPVVRQHVIYKEAKIK; translated from the coding sequence ATGGCTAAAGGTGTTCGCGAGAAGATCAAGCTGGTTTCTTCTGCTGGTACTGGTCACTTCTATACCACCACGAAGAACAAGCGTACTAAGCCGGAAAAATTGGAACTGAAGAAATTCGATCCAGTTGTCCGCCAGCACGTGATCTACAAAGAAGCTAAAATTAAGTAA
- the rpmB gene encoding 50S ribosomal protein L28, translating to MSRVCQVTGKRPVSGNNRSHAMNATKRRFLPNLHSHRFWVEGEKRFVTLRVSAKGMRVIDKKGIETVLAEIRARGEKY from the coding sequence ATGTCCCGAGTCTGCCAAGTTACTGGCAAGCGCCCGGTGAGCGGTAACAACCGTTCCCACGCAATGAACGCGACCAAACGCCGTTTTCTGCCAAACCTGCATTCCCATCGTTTTTGGGTTGAAGGTGAGAAGCGCTTTGTAACTCTGCGTGTATCTGCTAAAGGTATGCGTGTGATTGATAAGAAGGGTATCGAAACGGTCTTGGCCGAAATTCGTGCCCGTGGTGAGAAGTATTAA
- the radC gene encoding DNA repair protein RadC yields the protein MKKHKIVWSGGTGPREKLIAHGAASLSDCELLAIFLHTGVRGMNVMALAESLVTHFGSIYEILAADYQDIISFHGMGAAKFAQLSAVTELSQRRHARQLACENVLLNPQITRQYLQNLLSDREREVFLVLFLDNQHRVIRHEEMFAGTISSVEIHPREIVREAMKVNATALILAHNHPSGRAEPSFADRRVTEQIVKACQLLDIRVLDHLVVGGGDTVSFAERGWL from the coding sequence ATGAAAAAGCACAAAATAGTTTGGAGCGGAGGGACGGGGCCAAGAGAAAAGTTGATCGCCCATGGGGCAGCCAGCTTGTCAGATTGTGAACTGCTGGCCATTTTTTTACACACTGGCGTGCGTGGCATGAATGTGATGGCGCTGGCAGAAAGTCTGGTTACACATTTTGGATCAATTTATGAAATTTTAGCTGCGGATTATCAGGACATAATCAGTTTTCACGGCATGGGGGCGGCAAAGTTTGCCCAGCTCTCTGCTGTGACTGAACTATCACAACGGCGCCATGCCCGTCAGCTCGCATGCGAAAATGTGCTGCTGAATCCACAGATAACCCGTCAGTATTTACAAAATCTGCTGTCAGATCGGGAGAGAGAGGTGTTTTTGGTACTTTTTCTCGACAATCAACACCGTGTTATTCGCCATGAGGAGATGTTTGCTGGTACTATTAGCAGCGTCGAAATTCATCCGCGTGAAATTGTGCGCGAAGCGATGAAGGTTAATGCGACAGCGCTGATTCTGGCGCATAATCACCCGTCCGGCAGAGCTGAACCCAGTTTTGCGGACAGAAGGGTAACCGAACAGATAGTAAAGGCGTGCCAACTGTTGGACATTCGCGTACTTGACCACCTGGTGGTTGGGGGAGGAGATACCGTCTCTTTTGCCGAGCGCGGTTGGCTTTAA
- the coaBC gene encoding bifunctional phosphopantothenoylcysteine decarboxylase/phosphopantothenate--cysteine ligase CoaBC, translated as MMTGLSGKHIVLGVSGGIAAYKAPELVRRLRDRGAEVRVVMTEAAKAFITPLSLQAVSGYPVSDSLLDPAAEAAMGHIELGKWADLVIIAPATADLLARINAGMANDLLTTICLATAAPVAVVPAMNQQMYRAAVTQENLQQLTARGTLIWGPDEGSQACGDVGPGRMLDPMVIVGMAVEHFTPHQDLKHLKIMVTAGPTREALDPVRYISNHSSGKMGFAIAEAAARRGAQVTLVSGPVSLETPKNVTRIDVTTALEMEAAVNNGVASQHIFISCAAVADYRAITIADEKIKKQGDEITLKMVKNPDIVAGVGAMKEHRPYVVGFAAETQNMEEYAQQKRIRKNLDLICANDVSLAGHGFNSNTNALHLFWQHGDLRLPLSDKQQLGQALINEIVSRYDEKNRH; from the coding sequence ATGATGACGGGACTTTCCGGCAAACATATTGTGCTTGGCGTCAGCGGCGGCATTGCTGCCTACAAAGCACCTGAATTGGTACGGCGGCTCCGCGACCGTGGGGCAGAAGTTAGAGTCGTGATGACAGAAGCGGCCAAAGCTTTTATTACACCACTCAGCCTGCAAGCCGTTTCGGGTTATCCAGTCTCTGACTCGCTGCTAGACCCGGCCGCAGAAGCCGCGATGGGCCATATTGAGCTCGGTAAATGGGCTGACCTGGTTATCATCGCTCCCGCCACCGCCGATTTACTGGCGCGTATCAATGCCGGGATGGCGAATGACCTGCTGACGACTATCTGTCTGGCTACCGCTGCGCCTGTCGCCGTTGTTCCTGCCATGAACCAGCAGATGTATCGTGCTGCCGTCACTCAGGAAAACCTGCAACAACTTACGGCTCGCGGCACATTGATTTGGGGACCTGATGAAGGCAGCCAGGCCTGTGGCGACGTAGGGCCAGGGCGCATGCTCGACCCGATGGTGATTGTCGGCATGGCCGTTGAGCACTTCACGCCTCACCAGGACTTGAAGCATCTGAAGATAATGGTTACTGCTGGACCAACGCGTGAGGCGCTGGACCCCGTTCGTTACATCAGCAATCACAGCTCAGGAAAAATGGGCTTTGCCATTGCCGAAGCCGCTGCCAGGCGCGGTGCCCAGGTAACTCTGGTCAGCGGTCCAGTTTCACTGGAAACGCCAAAAAATGTGACTAGAATCGACGTGACTACCGCGCTGGAAATGGAAGCCGCGGTTAATAATGGCGTCGCCTCTCAACATATTTTTATCTCCTGCGCCGCTGTGGCAGACTATCGTGCTATCACGATAGCCGACGAAAAAATAAAAAAACAAGGTGATGAAATCACTCTTAAAATGGTTAAAAACCCTGATATTGTCGCCGGGGTTGGTGCCATGAAAGAACATCGGCCGTATGTCGTTGGGTTTGCCGCAGAAACCCAGAATATGGAAGAATACGCCCAACAAAAACGAATCAGGAAGAATCTAGACCTGATTTGCGCAAATGATGTTTCACTTGCCGGGCATGGTTTTAATAGCAATACCAATGCTTTGCATCTTTTTTGGCAACATGGAGATCTGCGTTTACCCCTCAGTGATAAACAGCAGCTTGGCCAAGCTTTAATAAATGAGATTGTCAGCCGTTATGATGAAAAAAATAGACATTAA
- the dut gene encoding dUTP diphosphatase, with protein MMKKIDIKILDPRIGKDFPLPAYATPGSAGLDLRAVLDNAVELHPGETTLLPTGLAIHIGDANLAAVILPRSGLGHKHGVVLGNLVGLIDSDYQGQLMVSVWNRGQTTFTIEPGERIAQMVFVPVVQAEFNLVEDFTSSERGEGGFGHSGRQ; from the coding sequence ATGATGAAAAAAATAGACATTAAGATCCTTGATCCACGCATTGGCAAAGATTTCCCATTGCCGGCTTATGCAACACCAGGTTCCGCTGGACTAGATTTGCGTGCAGTTCTGGACAATGCCGTTGAGCTGCATCCGGGTGAAACCACTTTGCTTCCTACCGGCCTGGCTATTCACATCGGCGATGCCAATCTGGCAGCGGTTATCCTGCCTCGTTCAGGCTTGGGGCATAAGCATGGCGTGGTTTTGGGTAATCTGGTGGGTCTGATTGATTCGGATTATCAGGGGCAGTTAATGGTGTCGGTATGGAATCGTGGTCAAACGACTTTCACTATTGAACCAGGCGAACGTATCGCACAGATGGTATTTGTTCCTGTAGTTCAGGCTGAATTCAATCTGGTTGAAGACTTTACCAGCAGTGAACGTGGCGAAGGTGGCTTTGGTCACTCTGGGCGCCAGTAA
- the slmA gene encoding nucleoid occlusion factor SlmA yields MAEKENTKRNRREEILQALAQMLQSSDGSQRITTAKLAANVGVSEAALYRHFPSKTRMFDSLIEFIEDSLITRINLILQDEKDTLNRLRLILLLILGFAERNPGLTRIMTGHALMFEQDRLQGRINQLFERIEVQLRQVLREKKMREGAGYTTDETLLASQLLAFCEGLLSRFVRSEFKYRPTQDFDTRWPLIAAQLL; encoded by the coding sequence ATGGCAGAAAAAGAAAATACTAAAAGGAACCGGCGCGAGGAGATTTTGCAGGCGTTAGCGCAAATGCTCCAGTCCAGCGATGGCAGCCAGCGTATTACTACGGCAAAGCTTGCCGCCAATGTCGGTGTATCTGAAGCTGCACTTTACCGCCATTTTCCCAGCAAAACGCGGATGTTTGACAGTCTTATCGAGTTTATCGAGGACAGCCTTATCACCCGTATCAATCTTATCTTGCAGGATGAGAAAGATACGCTAAATAGGCTTCGTCTCATTCTGCTGTTGATATTGGGATTTGCTGAACGTAATCCGGGTCTGACTCGCATCATGACAGGACATGCATTGATGTTTGAACAAGACCGGTTGCAAGGTCGAATCAACCAGCTGTTTGAACGTATTGAGGTTCAGCTTCGCCAGGTTCTGCGCGAAAAGAAAATGCGTGAAGGTGCAGGATATACCACTGATGAAACCCTGCTCGCCAGTCAATTGCTGGCATTTTGCGAAGGCCTGCTGTCGCGCTTTGTGCGTTCAGAGTTTAAGTATCGCCCAACGCAGGATTTCGACACCCGCTGGCCGCTGATTGCTGCACAGCTGCTATAA
- the pyrE gene encoding orotate phosphoribosyltransferase, with product MKAYQRQFIEFALNKQVLKFGEFTLKSGRISPYFFNAGLFNTGRDLALLGRFYAEALIDSGIDFDLVFGPAYKGIPIATTTVVALAEQHERDVPYCFNRKEVKDHGEGGTLVGSPLQGKVMLVDDVITAGTAIRESMEIINANNASLAGVLISLDRQERGRADISAIQEVERDYGCKVISIITLADLIDYLEEKAEMADHLAAVRAYRQQYGI from the coding sequence ATGAAAGCCTATCAGCGCCAGTTTATTGAGTTTGCACTGAACAAGCAGGTTTTGAAATTCGGCGAATTTACCCTGAAGTCAGGCCGTATCAGCCCCTACTTTTTTAACGCAGGCCTGTTTAATACCGGTCGCGACCTGGCTTTGCTCGGCCGTTTTTACGCCGAAGCTCTGATTGACTCAGGCATCGATTTTGACTTGGTGTTTGGCCCGGCTTACAAGGGTATCCCTATCGCAACCACCACAGTGGTGGCATTGGCCGAGCAGCATGAACGCGATGTGCCTTACTGCTTTAACCGCAAAGAAGTTAAAGATCACGGCGAAGGCGGCACTCTGGTGGGTAGTCCGCTGCAAGGTAAAGTAATGCTGGTGGACGATGTAATCACCGCCGGAACCGCTATCCGTGAATCGATGGAAATCATTAATGCGAATAACGCGTCATTGGCCGGTGTGCTTATTTCCCTGGATCGCCAAGAGCGTGGTCGTGCGGATATCTCTGCTATTCAGGAAGTTGAACGCGATTACGGCTGTAAGGTGATATCAATCATCACTTTGGCTGACCTGATTGATTATCTGGAAGAGAAGGCTGAGATGGCCGATCATCTGGCCGCGGTACGTGCTTATCGTCAGCAGTACGGCATTTAA
- the rph gene encoding ribonuclease PH — protein MRPAGRNAQEVRPLTLTRNYTKHAEGSVLVEFGDTKVLCTATVEEGVPRFLKGQGQGWITAEYGMLPRSTHSRNPREAAKGKQGGRTLEIQRLIARSLRAAVDLKKLGEFTITLDCDVLQADGGTRTASISGACVALADALNALVAAGKLKANPMKGLVAAVSVGIVKGEALCDLEYVEDSAAETDMNVVMMEDGRMIEVQGTAEGEPFSHEELLSLLTLARGGIETIFQAQKAVLGE, from the coding sequence ATGCGTCCAGCAGGCCGAAATGCACAAGAAGTGCGCCCACTTACCCTGACCAGAAACTACACAAAACACGCTGAAGGTTCTGTTTTGGTTGAATTTGGCGACACCAAAGTCCTTTGCACCGCGACCGTTGAAGAAGGGGTTCCACGCTTTCTGAAAGGCCAAGGTCAAGGTTGGATCACCGCAGAATACGGCATGCTTCCTCGCTCTACTCACAGCCGTAATCCGCGTGAAGCGGCAAAAGGCAAGCAGGGCGGCCGTACTTTAGAGATCCAGCGTCTGATTGCCCGTTCTCTGCGCGCCGCTGTTGATTTGAAAAAGCTTGGTGAATTCACTATTACTCTGGACTGTGATGTGTTGCAGGCCGATGGCGGTACGCGTACTGCTTCAATTTCAGGCGCTTGCGTAGCGCTGGCCGATGCGTTAAACGCCTTGGTCGCAGCCGGTAAACTGAAAGCAAACCCAATGAAAGGCCTGGTTGCGGCAGTATCTGTCGGCATCGTTAAAGGCGAAGCGCTTTGCGACCTTGAATATGTAGAAGACTCTGCCGCTGAAACCGACATGAACGTGGTGATGATGGAAGATGGTCGTATGATTGAGGTGCAGGGCACCGCAGAGGGCGAGCCGTTCAGTCATGAAGAGTTGCTTAGCTTGCTCACCCTCGCTCGAGGGGGAATCGAGACTATTTTCCAGGCGCAGAAAGCGGTTCTGGGAGAGTAA
- a CDS encoding YicC/YloC family endoribonuclease, translating into MIRSMTAYARREIKGNWGSAAWELRSVNQRYLETYIRLPEQFRSLEPVIRERVRARLTRGKVECNLRFDLDPSAQGTLQLNEKLAKQLVEAAQWVKMQSDEGEINPLDVLRWPGVMVAEEQDLDAISNELLVALDGALDDFILARESEGASLKTLIEQRLDGVSAEVVKVRAQMPNVLLWQRERLVNKLEDAQVQLENNRLEQELVLMAQRVDVAEELDRLEAHVKETHKILKKEEAVGRRLDFMMQEFNRESNTLASKSINSDVTTSAIELKVLIEQMREQIQNIE; encoded by the coding sequence ATGATCCGTAGTATGACCGCTTACGCCCGACGTGAAATCAAGGGTAACTGGGGCAGCGCAGCGTGGGAACTTCGCTCCGTTAACCAACGTTATCTGGAAACTTATATCCGTCTGCCCGAGCAGTTTCGCAGTCTGGAGCCGGTTATTCGTGAACGCGTCCGTGCTCGTTTGACTCGCGGTAAAGTTGAATGCAATCTGCGCTTCGACCTTGACCCAAGTGCGCAAGGTACATTGCAACTCAATGAAAAGCTGGCTAAACAGCTGGTTGAGGCTGCGCAGTGGGTCAAAATGCAAAGTGATGAAGGTGAAATCAATCCACTCGACGTGCTGCGTTGGCCGGGCGTGATGGTTGCCGAAGAACAAGATCTTGATGCTATCAGCAACGAACTGCTGGTTGCCCTTGATGGCGCACTGGATGACTTTATCTTGGCTCGTGAAAGCGAAGGCGCATCACTGAAAACGTTGATAGAACAACGTCTTGATGGTGTCAGTGCTGAAGTTGTTAAAGTCCGTGCCCAGATGCCGAACGTTTTGCTGTGGCAGCGCGAGCGTTTAGTCAACAAACTGGAAGACGCTCAGGTGCAGTTGGAAAACAATCGCCTGGAGCAAGAGTTGGTACTGATGGCGCAGCGCGTCGATGTTGCAGAAGAGCTCGACCGTCTAGAAGCCCATGTTAAAGAAACGCATAAAATCCTGAAGAAGGAAGAGGCCGTCGGCCGCCGTCTGGATTTCATGATGCAAGAATTCAACCGCGAGTCCAACACACTGGCGTCGAAATCTATCAACTCCGACGTAACCACCTCCGCCATCGAGTTGAAAGTACTTATCGAACAGATGCGCGAGCAGATCCAGAATATAGAGTAA